GATAATCGATATTATGCTTGATTCCAGCTTCAAGATCATTCCAGTTAAAATCAGGCCCTGATTCTTCAGTAAGCCTTCTTATCAGGGATTCAACCTTATTATCTGGAAGGCGCACATAATCCTTTCCCGGTTCACGGCTCTCATGCATAAAAGCACACCCGGAAAAACCAATGACGAATAATGCTGAAACTATCAGAATAACTACACGACAATATTTCATAATAATTAAATTTAAATGCTATAATTAGGCTTGATTAGATTTAAGAATTTCGAAAATAACTGATTCAAGGAGGAGAGGTTACTTAAACAAAATGCAAATGCAAGCAAAAATAATTTTTACTTAAGAAACTATATGCCCTTTGACATTTATACTAAAAACTAATCTTCCTCATTATCGTCAAGACAATATGCGTTTCTACTATCAAGAACGTCTTTAAATTCTTCACCGTAAATATCCAGCATAACCATGAGGAAGGTCAAAACTAACGGTCCATAAAGCAATCCTAAAGCTCCAAAAGCATTAATACCGCCTAAAATGGATAAAAATACATAAATAGTTGAAACTCGTGAAGATTCTCTAACAATTATTGGTCTTAGAACCGTATCGATTCCTGTAACTAAAATTCCACACCATAATAAAAGAAAAAGAGCTGCTGTATATTTCCCGACTATTAATAGATAAATCAGAGCTGGAACCCAGACTATCCCGGTACCCAGTACAGGAATCAGTGAACAGAATCCCATAAGTGTTCCCCAGAATAAAGCCGGGATGCTTACTAGGGCCAGACCTATTCCGCCAACAAGACCTTGGAGCATAGCAATAAAAATACTGCCGAATAAAACAGACTTAGAAACTTTACGAAGACTTGTGATGATAAAATTTTCCTGTTCTATCCTCAGTGGAGAAAGATAGCAGACTCGTTTTATGATGCGATGCCCATCCTTTAGAAAAGAAAAAACCAAAAAGGCCATAATTAAGAAATGGGCAAAAAGGCTGGCGGTGTTACCTGCTATCCAGGTACCGGAGGTCAACATCATCTGGCCGAAAGTTCGAGATATTTCCAATATTCTGGACTGGATATCACCACTGTCTATATGAATAAAAGGTAACTTCGCCTGAATTAATTTGATATAATAATCAAACTTGTAGGAGCTTACGAGAGATGAAAAATCTGTAGTTTTTATCCAGTTGTTAATAGCTGTAACTGAATCAACACCCTGACCAAGCAACCCGAAAAAAAAGAACACAGCCGGAATGATGATTGCGAAAACAATTATGACCACAGTTAAAAAGGCTGCCACCCCTTTCCTGCCGCCTATATGTGAACTTATCCGGCAGCTCAAAGGGTAAAACAATCCAGCCAGAACAATTGAAATAATGACGGTATTTAAAAACGGCCTTATGACGGCGTAGCCAAGAGCCAGAGATATAAAAAGAAGCAGAAGAAGAGATATTGTGTATATTTTAGAGCTCTTTAAAAGCTCATTTTTAGCAGGAATCATGATTCACCTTGAAATTAAAGAAATGGCAATAGGTTTGTTAATCAGATTTAAACAGATATTCAGCCATCGCTGACAATGTCAGATCAGACTGCTTTTTCAACTTTGAAACAGCCTTCTGTATAGCATCAATATCCGCTGTTCTTACAGTCTTTTCAATATCAACAGTAGATCTGCTTATCTGCTTTGCTCCGGCATCAAGAGCCATCCCTCTTATTATTCCTGCCTGCTCAACCATTGAGTCAACGTCACACACTTCACTGAATTCATCCAGCTTGGCCACATGTCCCGGCAGAGTTCTCATAAAATGACTGTAAACTTCACGGACCAAAGCGTCATTACCTTCAAACCTTCCAAGAGTGCCTTCTATATCCAGTACAGGATCACTATCATTTTTTTTGAAATTTTTTGTAGAATCAGCATCATTTTCAGCAGCATCAAGAACCGACATAATCCCTGACATCAGACTGCCTGCACTGACCGGTTTAGCAAGATATCCACTCATTCCGACATCGAGACATCTCTCGCGGTCTCCTTTCATAGCATGGGCGGTCAAAGCCAGCACAGGAATATCCTTCCTGATATTTTTTGTTTTGCCGGAGCGGATAATCCTTGTAGCTTCAAACCCGTCCATAACAGGCATCTGGACATCCATGATTACGAGATCAAAATTTTTCTTTTCAAGCATGTTAATAGCTTCGATACCATTTTCAACAATTTCCAGCTCGCATCCCATTCGACCTAGAAAAGTTTCAACAACACGTCTCGTAATCATATTATCATCGGCGAGAAGAATACGGTAAGGCTTTGAAAATTTAGAAACCTGTGCAGAAATGCTCTGCTCATCGCTTTTCTTTTGTTTACCGGCCAGCTCAAACTCCGCAGTAAAATGGAAATCACTGCCCTGAGCTGGTTCCGTTTCCATCCATATTTCACCACGTAGCATTGAAACAAGCTTATATGAAATCGTAAGTCCAAGACCTACCCCGCCTTTATTGCGAGTCATATAATTTTCAAGCTGAGTGAAACTCTCAAAAATTTTATCAGCCTTGGTCTGAGGGATGCCTACTCCGGTATCAGAAACAGAAAATTCCAATACAATTTTGGCAGACTGAATATTTTTATCGGGCAGGCCACGCTTGACAAAAACTTCGACGACCACACCACCATCATCAGTAAATTTAATTGCGTTACTGACTAAATTATTCAAAATTTGCGATAATCTGCCGGAATCTCCCTTCAGGGCTAAGGGGACATCTGGATCTATATTACACTCAAGAAAAAGACCTTTTCTCTTAGCTAAAGATTCGTGAGCCTGTATCGTTGCCTGCAAACTTTTTTTCAGATCGAAAACGCCTTCTCTAAGTTCAAGAATTCTGGCTTCTATTTTTGCGTAATCCAGAAGATCATTCAGAACGCCTAAAAGTGAAGCGGCAGATTCTTTGATCAGCTTGAGATAATCACGCTGCTCAGCGTTTATTCTTGAACTGAGTAAGATATCGGTCAGTCCCATGATACCATTCATAGGAGTTCTTAATTCATGACTGACAGTGGCTAAGAATGAACTTTTAGCTTCATTTGCAGATTCAGCTTCTCTAATGGCAAGCTTCAGGTCCTGCTCCATTGTGTGCTTATATAAAGCGACCTCAATAGCAGAACGAAGATCACGCTCTTCAAAAGGTTTGAGGAGGTATCCAAACGGGCCGGACAATTTAGCTCTGTTAAGAGTCTGCTCATCAGAATAAGCAGTGAGAAAAACAACTGGAATATCATTATTTCTGATAATTAAATCAGCGGCTTCAATACCGTCCATTTCTCCACGGAGCTTAATGTCCATTAAAACAAGATCGGGTGAAAGAGAAGCTGCCTTTTGCAGGGCTTCTTCGCCAGTTACGGCTTCACCGGCGATATCATATCCAAGCCTGCGCAGGGTTACCTGAATGTCGAGATTGACTATTTTTTCGTCATCCACGACCAGAATTCTCTTGCCGCCCATCAGCTTTTTTGCCTCCGATAATTATTCAAAAGTAAATATATTCAAAATTGCCAAGAAGATAATGACATACACAAAAGAGTTTCATTAAACAATAAAGAGATCTGGCTGCCAAAAATAAAAGTAACGTTCTATCATCCCAACTTACATTACTATTTTTATTTCAGAATAAAATCATAATTCTTTTTTTAAATCAAGATAACAAAAAAATGGCGGCCATCTAAAATGACCGCCATTTTACTAAAAAAAGCCGATTTTATTGCGAAAAACTATAAAATCTGATCAAGAAACTGTTTAAGCCTCGGATGCTCTGCAGAATTAAAAAATTCTTCAGGTGGAGCAGATTCAATAATTTTACCATGATCCATGAAAATAATACGGTCGGCAACTTCGCGGGCAAAGCCCATTTCGTGGGTAACAACAACCATTGTCATCCCTTCAATCGCCAGATTTTTCATAACATCAAGAACTTCACCGATCATTTCAGGATCAAGAGCCGAGGTGGGTTCATCAAACAGCATAATTTTGGGATTCATCGCCAAAGCTCTCGCAATGGCAACACGCTGCTTTTGACCACCGGAAAGTTTGGAAGGATAAACATCGGCTTTATCTTTAATCCCGACCTTGTTCAAAAGATCCATACCGGTATGGATTGCTTCGTCTTTTGATATTCCCTTCAATTTCATCGGGGCCATTGTTAAATTTTCCAGAACACTTTTATGAGGGAAAAGGTTGAATGACTGAAAAACCATTCCCAGTTCCTGCCTGATGGCATTGATGTCATTTTGCGGATCATGAACATTTTTACCATCGACAAGGATTTCACCCCTGTCTATTTCTTCAAGCCTGTTGATAGATCGCAGCAAAGTACTCTTACCTGATCCTGAAGGGCCAAGAATAACTACCTTTTCACCCGGCTTAACTTCCAAAGAAACATCAGACAGAGCTTCAAGCTTACCGAAAAATTTATAAACATTGCTGATTTTAATTATTGAATCATTTTTCATACTGGCTCAACCTCTTTTCCATATAGCTGACCCCTCTGGAAAGAATCAGTGTAATCAGCAGATACAGCAGCGCGATCATGGTATAAGTTTCAAAATAATTGAAACTTTCAGCGGCAAATTCACGCCCTCTACGCAAAATATCCGCAACAGCGATAATCGAGACAAGTGAAGTATCCTTAAGTAATGCAATAAATTCATTGCCGACAGGAGGAAGTATTGTCCGCCATGCCTGAGGAAGAATAACCATGAACATGGTCTGACGAGAATTAAATCCTAAAGAACGGGATGCTTCGGTCTGCCCGTCATCAATAGACTCAATGCCAGCCCTGAAAACTTCACCCATATATGCTCCATAACAGACACTCATTGCGATAATTGCGGAAAGAGTATCGGGAACAGTAAAAAATCTTCCCAAAGCGTAATAAATGTAAAAAAGCTGAACAAGAAGGGGAATACCGCGAACAACTTCAACATAAGTAGAAGCTATCAGGTTTATCAGTTTATTTTTAGAAAGCCTTCCCAGACCTGTGAGCAGCCCGAGAACCAAAGCCCCCATGATAGAAAAAATAGTAACTTTAAAGGTAACCAGTATCCCGTCTGGAACAAATAATAAAATATCTTTGTAAGGATCGGGCTGGGCAATTACCAGATACGCGATTATTGAAATCGCTCCGATAAATGATACCCACCATGCACTTATTATCCCGTCACCTGTTTTGGGAATGCTGGCACCATCTGTAACGTCAATTTTAACAACTTTGTCTGCCATAATCTTATCGGCCCCTCAGAATAAGACCGGAACCGGAGTCTTCCGGTTCCGGTCTGCAGTTATCATCTTAGTCCGGATTAAATCTCAGCTATTTTCCAAACCATTTAGCTTTGATACGGTCATATTCGCCATTCTTTTTAACAGCTTCAATTCCCTTATTAAGGAGATCAAGGACTTCATTATTCTTTTTATTTACAGCGACACCATAGTATTCCGGGTTATCACTTTTCACAATAAAAGCAATTTTCAGCTTGGTGGCATACTGCTTATTCTGAAGGGCATAGTTTGCAGCGATAGGATCATCACAAACAACTGCTGAAAGCCTGCCATTGTAGAGGTCTTCCATAGCGAGGCCTATTTCATCATAAGATTTGGCAACAGCACCTTCAGCTTTTTTAATTGCAAAATATCCGGTTGTACCGATCTGAGCTCCTACAGGCTTACCGGAAAATGCGGAAAGATCTTTGGCATCACTGTCTTTAGGAACAACAACAGCCTGCTTGACCTCAAAATAAGGTACTGTAAAATTCATTGCTTTTTTACGTTTTTCGTTAATTGAAACGGAAGAGCAGATAGCATCATATTTTCCGGCTTTAAGGCCTGCAAAAATACCATCCCAAGCTGTGTTGGAAATTTTAATGTCATATCCACCAGCCTTGGCTGCCGCTTTCATAAGATCAACGGAAAAACCGACAATTTCTTTGTCAGAATTAACAAATTCCATCGGTGGCCATGTGCAGTCCGAAGCTATTGAAATAACCTTTTTAGCTCCTGCAAAAGCTGCGCTGGCAACGAACGTCATAGCTAGAACAATCAGAAAAACTTTTCTGAACATTTAAATTCCTCCCTAAATTAATTGAAAAAACAGCCTTCAAAATGACAACATTGAAAATTATACAATTTAATACTCGTGTCAACTTTCCTTTTTATATACAATATTGTTTCCTTAATAACTAAATCAACGCCTTGATTTTTTCGTATCTTGTAATTTCTGCCAATCACATGTAGGAGTTACCGATTCTTAAGCAAATGAGGAAAACTATGATTAATCATCAAAAAGAAGAAAGACAGGAAGCGGTTGAGGTTATCTGCCCGAAGTGCAGAGAAACACAGATTGTATACTTCCCAAGGGAATCCATGCCGACCTGCCCTGTTTGCAAAATAGAAATGGTTGTTAAAGAAGTTTTGACTGAAGGAAAATACGGTTGATCGGATATTAAATCCGTCCCGTTCTAATTAATGATATAAATCCG
Above is a genomic segment from Maridesulfovibrio bastinii DSM 16055 containing:
- a CDS encoding AI-2E family transporter, with the protein product MIPAKNELLKSSKIYTISLLLLLFISLALGYAVIRPFLNTVIISIVLAGLFYPLSCRISSHIGGRKGVAAFLTVVIIVFAIIIPAVFFFFGLLGQGVDSVTAINNWIKTTDFSSLVSSYKFDYYIKLIQAKLPFIHIDSGDIQSRILEISRTFGQMMLTSGTWIAGNTASLFAHFLIMAFLVFSFLKDGHRIIKRVCYLSPLRIEQENFIITSLRKVSKSVLFGSIFIAMLQGLVGGIGLALVSIPALFWGTLMGFCSLIPVLGTGIVWVPALIYLLIVGKYTAALFLLLWCGILVTGIDTVLRPIIVRESSRVSTIYVFLSILGGINAFGALGLLYGPLVLTFLMVMLDIYGEEFKDVLDSRNAYCLDDNEED
- a CDS encoding hybrid sensor histidine kinase/response regulator, giving the protein MGGKRILVVDDEKIVNLDIQVTLRRLGYDIAGEAVTGEEALQKAASLSPDLVLMDIKLRGEMDGIEAADLIIRNNDIPVVFLTAYSDEQTLNRAKLSGPFGYLLKPFEERDLRSAIEVALYKHTMEQDLKLAIREAESANEAKSSFLATVSHELRTPMNGIMGLTDILLSSRINAEQRDYLKLIKESAASLLGVLNDLLDYAKIEARILELREGVFDLKKSLQATIQAHESLAKRKGLFLECNIDPDVPLALKGDSGRLSQILNNLVSNAIKFTDDGGVVVEVFVKRGLPDKNIQSAKIVLEFSVSDTGVGIPQTKADKIFESFTQLENYMTRNKGGVGLGLTISYKLVSMLRGEIWMETEPAQGSDFHFTAEFELAGKQKKSDEQSISAQVSKFSKPYRILLADDNMITRRVVETFLGRMGCELEIVENGIEAINMLEKKNFDLVIMDVQMPVMDGFEATRIIRSGKTKNIRKDIPVLALTAHAMKGDRERCLDVGMSGYLAKPVSAGSLMSGIMSVLDAAENDADSTKNFKKNDSDPVLDIEGTLGRFEGNDALVREVYSHFMRTLPGHVAKLDEFSEVCDVDSMVEQAGIIRGMALDAGAKQISRSTVDIEKTVRTADIDAIQKAVSKLKKQSDLTLSAMAEYLFKSD
- a CDS encoding amino acid ABC transporter ATP-binding protein is translated as MKNDSIIKISNVYKFFGKLEALSDVSLEVKPGEKVVILGPSGSGKSTLLRSINRLEEIDRGEILVDGKNVHDPQNDINAIRQELGMVFQSFNLFPHKSVLENLTMAPMKLKGISKDEAIHTGMDLLNKVGIKDKADVYPSKLSGGQKQRVAIARALAMNPKIMLFDEPTSALDPEMIGEVLDVMKNLAIEGMTMVVVTHEMGFAREVADRIIFMDHGKIIESAPPEEFFNSAEHPRLKQFLDQIL
- a CDS encoding amino acid ABC transporter permease, whose translation is MADKVVKIDVTDGASIPKTGDGIISAWWVSFIGAISIIAYLVIAQPDPYKDILLFVPDGILVTFKVTIFSIMGALVLGLLTGLGRLSKNKLINLIASTYVEVVRGIPLLVQLFYIYYALGRFFTVPDTLSAIIAMSVCYGAYMGEVFRAGIESIDDGQTEASRSLGFNSRQTMFMVILPQAWRTILPPVGNEFIALLKDTSLVSIIAVADILRRGREFAAESFNYFETYTMIALLYLLITLILSRGVSYMEKRLSQYEK
- a CDS encoding basic amino acid ABC transporter substrate-binding protein: MFRKVFLIVLAMTFVASAAFAGAKKVISIASDCTWPPMEFVNSDKEIVGFSVDLMKAAAKAGGYDIKISNTAWDGIFAGLKAGKYDAICSSVSINEKRKKAMNFTVPYFEVKQAVVVPKDSDAKDLSAFSGKPVGAQIGTTGYFAIKKAEGAVAKSYDEIGLAMEDLYNGRLSAVVCDDPIAANYALQNKQYATKLKIAFIVKSDNPEYYGVAVNKKNNEVLDLLNKGIEAVKKNGEYDRIKAKWFGK